The following proteins come from a genomic window of Pseudomonas cichorii:
- a CDS encoding type I polyketide synthase, with the protein MHTFEEFYGTSEPIAVIGLACRFPGASDSNEYWQNLLNGRECSRRFSREELLAAGLDPALIDNPDFVNVASTIDNPDRFDAALFGYSRQEAESIDPQQRLFLQTVWHALEHAGFAPRDVVHKTGVFASGRMSTYPGRDNIRVTEVAQVKGLQALMGNDKDYLASRAAYKLNLRGPAMTVQTACSSSLVAVHMACESLRSGECSMAVAGGVAVSFPQQAGYLYQPGMIFSPDGRCRPFDASAQGTFAGNGVGAVTLRRLEDALRDGDPILAVLRGSAINNDGHHKVGYTAPSVVGQREVISDALLLADIECSSIGMIEAHGTGTPLGDPIEVQALRDVFAQRSDIGGCALGSVKGNLGHLDTAAGIASLIKTVLAVSHGRIPPSINFEQANPALQLENSPFRVPTQPRDWPAGPRRAGVSSFGIGGTNCHVIVEALPDTLRSTSPKPESSALLLSAASQASLQQLAGRYALQLKNSNAAANLAHTALHGRQLDLPYRLAVPLHEETAPALEAFAQGNSDALLHDGHAQQAAQLWLCSGQGSQWAGMGKNLYGQAKAFTESLDRSFAACAAHLQPSLQSVMFGEHDALIDRMDYAQPAIVAFAVAMAAHWREQGLTPDLLIGHSVGEFAAVVIAGIYRLEDVLPLVITRGRLMNQSAAEGTMLAVFCNAATLEPLARQHGVEIAVHNAEQHLVASGSRDGIEALVQTLQDRQIRHNRLSVAGAAHSRLLDPILDEFQQACARLHANPGKIPLISTLTGQPLTQAELESGDYWRRHMREPVRFHQALQQALQTSVGISLELGPDAPLTGIGTRLQQPGVHWIASARRQKPAQVVLQDSLLRLFAAGANLPWRELLPSSGQRIQAPLYAFDEQRYWCDTPRQTLAVTQQDPLLEAGRQAVIQEGASLDLPRLERLYVCVTKLHAIYVDQMVRQCVGERIDTGAPALDILRGGRLLPRHRQLLVRLLNACVEDGYYAQEHGIYRTAIPVPYEQRAALLKELRDCCEGLDVIAETVERAGEQLFAMMNGSVEPVAVIFPESASSGVEVLYQQFSFGRYFNQIAAGVISGLVNQNRQNGGSPLRILEVGGGTGGTTAWLLPELKDVADVRYCFTDISALFSRRAEEKFSEYDFVDYAQFDLQKPAGEQGFLAGQYDLIVAANVIHATQHVGQTLQNLRPLLKPGGGLLMREITRPMRLFDFVFGPLVLPLHDEQARGGELFLSTEHWQQQCRESGFERLDWLPDDGSVTANISEHILLARTQASNVTANPASAGHDSGSAVLGRQLGESLYQPDWRDCSGQAQRWQARLQQACNELASRHGDTRQVPVFTQPVALPERLDGLSLEWCASPFGVARVTLKQRNDQGQWLLLGSADNQPVANASLPALKAAPGTHYAWQWQALNVQDAAVPALRIEPASARSALAEVGIAHDPDAKACLLVVENGELQAITHDVLNALTRNTDQPLLVVTRNAWAPAGDTAVNPEQRAIWGLLKVASAEQPERALAAIDLNGSDEWQQMLPGLSAAQSGERWIAVRNGQVQIQALAAQPHSTANLPAHSFTGNGWHVVTGAFGGLGRLSVEWLAHQGARRIALLAPRGPEDVGQWFARLQQEHGCELRWFDCDVSDPAALGMCLEDLQLDGGLMGAVHSAGLLDDTPLANLDTERMQPLLQVKCSAASQLQTALAGQGRYLLLYSSAAASLGASGQGAHALASAYLDGLAEANPRASLRTISIAWGAWGEIGRAAEDNLHARLAQGGMGTLQTGEGLWHLEQAVMRGAPWHLAMRVDHERIDPRRRLFAQQAEQPAARPQAKNTRQTDAITAPVLTGEAKADRQALSHWLSASICRQLRLGSDSAPAENQDLMQLGLDSLLFLELSSDIQRQLGIRLDAEQAYRDLSIRGLSALLLADAGKTPVAANDQQIVPDPKARFEPFPLTPIQHAYWLGRTDLIEYGGVACHVLFEWDKAYADFDLSRFERAWNALIARHDMLRMVVDSDGRQRILEQTPWYKLPRDDLRDLPEEQQQQRLLGIREEMSYRVLPADRWPLFEVTVSELDAGHCRLHMNLDLLLFDVQSFKVMMDDLATAYAGQDLAPLQLTFRDYVLTDLAQRDSLQWRQSWRYWQETLAHLPAAPQLPMAAVPQQGQPRFRTLQATLGAEHWSSFKTQCQQSGVTASAALLALFAQTLESVSRTPDFTLNLTYFNRRPLHPQVQQLIGDFTSVLLIDFQLGRGDSLRQVMESTQARLWQRLTHTNVNGVELMRELGRRQGQSRQPTMPVVFTSMLGMSLDGKAIDQAMTSTLGDPVHVFTQTPQVWLDHQVMEIDGELVFSWYCMEDVLADGLIDSLFQAYGELLQKLASHPQGFDGLPDLPRHDWSVNLDGERFDPQALEAQLRRAQGVQAARISVDTDGRTLLGELVAREPAALDDTLLAPLPLALNELPDLSDAQRQEVDLTWQALESRARQGILATLQKHGLFTEAGQSHDLAQVMTRLGALPQFGGLLRQWLAMLCQQGWVQQDGQRYLTLAPEGAPATAQTLPDADWSQTLSTYLDACIELHGELLRGDRSPLSLLFGNSDEVVKALYSNNPVLHCLNSALAQTAKALAGKRRDLRVLEVGAGTGATTNHLLPMLESHLSEYRFTDVSSLFLKQAQERFAAWPQLTSSILDLNQPVDFSQHPAQGYDLIVAVNVMHDASHVTRSLKRLHRLLRSGGHLLLLEATERDSALQLASIGFIEGLSNFEDERSEDDKAMLDLPRWRTAVQASGFSWVMNWPQQAQDSMRQHFMLARAEGHTHLDLAAVQAEIEQQTHWPLALRQVEHLLSATETQRAEAASTESRPAAVVNPATLDAVARLWQELLGQSLDAESDFFQSGGDSLIATRMIARLNRMGYPGSSLRNLFDNPRLGDFCATLQTTEARADDNPLALARGRNTLPMFVFHASDGEIGSYLPLAQALDLQVFGLQAADAPGIQSLQELAAHYVRAIRRQQASGPYVLLGWSYGTFVAEAAAHLLQRDGQQVRLILLDPVCREDFHVENRSGLLRLMAQGAKTVELPDDLEQLSASRQLEVFMGNATRAGVLKNPPEPEQARQWLERIEHLMKLLTRHSRPHHLDLPCLWLTAEGRPQHWQPAEQDWQDWAAQARRQSMACDHWQLLLDPQQVERTAAVINDWLAATDKEHQQ; encoded by the coding sequence ATGCACACCTTTGAAGAGTTCTACGGCACCAGTGAACCCATCGCCGTCATTGGTCTGGCTTGCCGCTTCCCCGGCGCCAGCGACAGTAACGAGTACTGGCAGAATTTACTGAATGGCCGCGAATGCAGCCGCCGTTTCAGCCGTGAAGAACTGCTGGCCGCCGGGTTGGACCCGGCGCTGATCGACAACCCCGATTTCGTCAATGTGGCCTCGACCATCGATAACCCTGACCGGTTCGATGCCGCGCTGTTCGGCTATTCGCGTCAGGAAGCCGAGTCCATCGATCCGCAACAACGACTGTTCCTGCAAACCGTCTGGCACGCTCTGGAGCATGCGGGTTTTGCGCCACGCGACGTTGTTCACAAGACCGGTGTATTCGCCTCCGGACGCATGAGCACCTATCCGGGCCGCGACAACATCCGCGTTACCGAAGTGGCTCAGGTCAAGGGACTGCAAGCCTTGATGGGCAACGACAAGGATTACCTGGCCAGCCGCGCCGCTTACAAGCTCAACCTTCGCGGCCCGGCCATGACGGTGCAGACGGCCTGTTCCAGTTCGCTGGTCGCCGTGCACATGGCCTGTGAAAGCCTGCGCAGCGGCGAATGCTCCATGGCCGTGGCGGGTGGCGTTGCGGTGTCGTTTCCGCAACAGGCGGGTTACCTCTATCAGCCGGGCATGATTTTCTCGCCGGACGGACGCTGCCGCCCGTTCGACGCCAGTGCCCAGGGCACCTTTGCCGGCAACGGCGTCGGTGCCGTGACCTTGCGTCGCCTTGAAGATGCCTTGCGCGATGGCGATCCGATTCTTGCCGTACTGCGCGGCAGTGCGATCAATAACGACGGTCATCACAAGGTCGGCTATACCGCGCCATCGGTGGTCGGTCAGCGTGAGGTCATCAGCGATGCCCTGCTGCTGGCCGATATCGAATGCTCCAGCATCGGCATGATCGAGGCTCATGGCACCGGCACGCCACTGGGCGACCCCATCGAAGTGCAGGCGCTGCGCGATGTCTTCGCCCAGCGCAGCGACATCGGCGGCTGTGCGCTGGGCTCGGTCAAGGGCAACCTGGGGCATCTGGATACCGCAGCCGGCATCGCCAGCCTGATCAAAACGGTGCTTGCCGTCAGCCATGGGCGGATTCCGCCAAGTATCAACTTCGAGCAGGCCAATCCCGCGCTGCAACTGGAAAACAGCCCGTTCAGGGTCCCGACCCAGCCACGTGACTGGCCAGCCGGGCCGCGCCGCGCGGGCGTTTCCTCCTTCGGAATCGGCGGCACCAACTGCCATGTAATCGTCGAAGCCCTACCCGATACCTTGCGCAGCACCAGCCCCAAACCTGAGTCCAGCGCTCTGTTGCTCAGTGCCGCAAGCCAGGCATCGCTGCAACAACTGGCCGGTCGCTACGCCCTGCAACTCAAGAACAGCAACGCTGCGGCCAACCTGGCACATACCGCGTTACACGGTCGACAACTCGACCTGCCTTATCGCCTGGCGGTGCCACTGCATGAAGAAACGGCACCGGCACTTGAAGCCTTTGCCCAGGGCAACAGCGATGCACTGCTGCATGACGGCCATGCACAACAGGCCGCGCAGCTCTGGTTGTGCAGCGGCCAGGGCAGCCAGTGGGCAGGCATGGGCAAAAATCTCTACGGCCAAGCCAAGGCATTTACCGAAAGCCTGGACCGCAGCTTCGCCGCCTGCGCTGCCCACCTTCAGCCGTCCCTGCAATCGGTGATGTTCGGCGAGCATGACGCGCTGATCGACCGCATGGATTATGCGCAACCGGCCATCGTGGCCTTTGCCGTGGCCATGGCCGCCCACTGGCGCGAACAAGGCCTGACGCCGGACCTGCTGATCGGTCATTCGGTCGGTGAGTTCGCGGCCGTGGTGATCGCCGGGATCTACCGCCTGGAAGACGTGCTGCCACTGGTCATTACCCGTGGTCGCCTGATGAACCAGAGCGCCGCCGAAGGCACGATGCTCGCGGTGTTCTGCAACGCCGCAACCCTTGAGCCTCTGGCCCGCCAGCATGGCGTCGAGATTGCCGTGCATAACGCCGAACAGCATCTGGTGGCTTCGGGCAGCCGTGACGGCATCGAGGCGCTGGTGCAAACACTGCAAGACCGGCAGATCCGCCATAACCGCCTGAGCGTGGCCGGTGCAGCGCATTCTCGTCTGCTCGACCCAATCCTCGACGAGTTTCAGCAAGCCTGCGCCCGCCTGCATGCCAACCCCGGGAAAATCCCGCTGATCTCGACCCTGACCGGCCAGCCGCTGACTCAGGCCGAGCTGGAAAGCGGTGATTACTGGCGCCGACACATGCGCGAGCCAGTACGCTTCCATCAGGCCTTGCAACAAGCCCTGCAAACCAGCGTCGGCATCAGCCTGGAACTGGGTCCCGATGCGCCGCTGACCGGCATTGGCACTCGCCTGCAACAACCGGGCGTGCACTGGATTGCCAGCGCCCGACGTCAAAAGCCCGCGCAAGTTGTATTGCAAGACAGCCTGCTGCGCCTGTTCGCCGCGGGCGCCAACCTGCCATGGCGCGAGTTGCTGCCCAGCAGCGGGCAACGCATCCAGGCGCCACTTTATGCCTTTGATGAACAACGCTACTGGTGCGATACGCCACGTCAAACGCTCGCGGTGACTCAGCAGGATCCGTTGCTGGAAGCCGGTCGCCAGGCCGTCATTCAAGAAGGCGCAAGCCTGGATCTGCCGCGTCTGGAACGCCTCTATGTGTGCGTGACCAAGCTGCATGCAATCTATGTCGACCAGATGGTTCGCCAGTGCGTGGGCGAGCGCATCGATACCGGTGCTCCGGCGCTGGACATCCTGCGTGGCGGGCGTCTGCTGCCGCGTCACCGGCAATTGCTGGTGCGCCTGCTCAATGCCTGTGTCGAGGATGGCTACTACGCGCAGGAACACGGTATCTATCGCACCGCGATTCCGGTGCCTTACGAGCAGCGCGCAGCCCTGCTCAAGGAACTGCGCGACTGCTGCGAAGGCCTGGACGTGATCGCCGAAACGGTCGAACGCGCTGGCGAGCAGCTTTTCGCCATGATGAACGGCTCCGTGGAGCCCGTGGCGGTGATCTTCCCGGAAAGCGCGTCGAGCGGCGTGGAAGTGCTGTATCAGCAATTCAGTTTCGGTCGTTACTTCAACCAGATTGCCGCAGGCGTGATATCCGGGCTGGTCAACCAGAACCGGCAGAACGGTGGTAGCCCGCTGCGCATTCTGGAAGTCGGTGGCGGTACAGGCGGCACCACCGCCTGGCTGTTGCCCGAGCTCAAGGACGTGGCGGATGTGCGTTATTGCTTTACCGATATTTCCGCCCTGTTCAGCCGCCGTGCCGAAGAAAAATTCAGCGAATACGACTTTGTCGATTACGCCCAGTTCGACCTGCAGAAACCGGCCGGCGAGCAAGGCTTCCTGGCCGGGCAATATGACCTGATCGTCGCCGCCAACGTGATCCACGCCACCCAGCATGTGGGCCAGACGCTGCAAAACCTGCGTCCGTTGCTCAAGCCCGGTGGTGGCCTGTTGATGCGCGAAATCACTCGCCCGATGCGTCTTTTCGACTTCGTGTTCGGCCCGCTGGTACTGCCGCTGCATGATGAACAGGCCCGTGGCGGCGAGTTGTTCCTGTCCACCGAACACTGGCAGCAGCAATGCCGGGAAAGCGGTTTCGAGCGCCTGGACTGGTTGCCGGACGATGGCAGCGTGACCGCAAACATCAGCGAGCATATTCTGCTGGCCCGCACCCAGGCGTCGAACGTCACCGCCAACCCTGCCAGTGCCGGTCACGACAGTGGCAGTGCCGTTCTGGGTCGACAACTGGGCGAAAGCCTCTATCAACCCGACTGGCGAGACTGCTCCGGCCAGGCGCAACGCTGGCAGGCGCGTCTTCAACAGGCATGCAACGAATTGGCATCACGGCATGGCGACACACGTCAGGTGCCGGTATTCACGCAGCCTGTCGCGTTGCCCGAACGGCTGGACGGTTTGTCGCTGGAATGGTGTGCCAGCCCGTTCGGCGTCGCCCGTGTGACACTCAAGCAGCGCAATGACCAAGGGCAATGGCTATTGCTCGGCAGCGCCGATAACCAGCCAGTGGCCAACGCTTCTCTGCCCGCACTGAAGGCAGCGCCTGGCACTCATTACGCCTGGCAGTGGCAGGCACTGAACGTGCAGGACGCCGCGGTCCCCGCATTGCGCATTGAGCCGGCCAGCGCACGATCCGCACTGGCCGAAGTGGGCATTGCTCATGACCCTGACGCCAAGGCCTGCCTGCTGGTCGTGGAAAACGGCGAGCTGCAAGCCATCACCCACGACGTGCTCAATGCCCTGACCCGCAACACGGATCAACCTTTACTGGTGGTCACCCGCAATGCCTGGGCACCGGCTGGCGATACCGCCGTAAACCCGGAACAACGTGCAATCTGGGGCTTGCTAAAGGTTGCCAGTGCCGAGCAACCAGAGCGGGCGCTGGCGGCTATCGACCTGAATGGCAGTGACGAATGGCAACAGATGTTGCCGGGTTTGAGCGCCGCACAAAGCGGCGAACGCTGGATCGCGGTACGCAATGGTCAGGTACAGATCCAGGCACTGGCTGCCCAACCCCACAGCACCGCCAACCTGCCCGCGCACAGCTTTACCGGCAACGGCTGGCATGTGGTAACCGGCGCCTTTGGCGGGCTGGGTCGTTTGAGCGTCGAGTGGCTGGCTCATCAAGGTGCCCGTCGTATTGCCCTGCTCGCCCCTCGCGGCCCTGAAGACGTCGGGCAGTGGTTCGCCCGCCTGCAACAGGAACACGGCTGCGAATTGCGCTGGTTCGACTGCGATGTCAGCGACCCGGCTGCGCTGGGCATGTGCCTGGAAGACTTGCAACTGGATGGCGGCCTGATGGGTGCGGTTCATAGCGCCGGGCTGCTGGACGATACGCCGCTGGCCAACCTCGACACTGAACGCATGCAACCGCTGTTGCAGGTCAAATGCTCGGCGGCCAGCCAGCTTCAGACCGCACTGGCCGGTCAGGGCCGCTATCTGCTGCTCTACTCTTCGGCCGCTGCCAGCCTCGGCGCATCGGGCCAGGGTGCCCATGCGCTGGCCAGTGCCTATCTGGACGGTCTGGCCGAAGCCAATCCTCGCGCCAGCCTACGCACCATCAGCATTGCCTGGGGCGCCTGGGGTGAGATCGGCCGGGCTGCCGAAGACAACCTGCATGCCAGACTGGCTCAGGGCGGAATGGGCACGCTGCAAACAGGCGAAGGTCTCTGGCATCTGGAGCAAGCCGTCATGCGCGGTGCGCCATGGCACCTGGCAATGCGCGTGGATCATGAGCGTATCGACCCGCGTCGTCGCCTGTTCGCACAACAGGCCGAACAACCTGCCGCCCGACCTCAGGCCAAGAACACTCGGCAGACCGATGCTATCACGGCACCGGTGCTGACCGGCGAAGCAAAGGCTGATCGTCAGGCCCTGAGCCACTGGCTGAGCGCATCGATCTGCCGACAATTGCGCCTGGGCTCCGATTCTGCGCCTGCGGAAAATCAGGACCTGATGCAACTGGGCCTGGATTCCCTGCTGTTCCTGGAACTGAGCAGCGATATCCAGCGCCAACTGGGCATCCGTCTGGACGCCGAACAGGCCTATCGCGACCTGAGCATCCGCGGCCTGAGCGCCCTGTTGCTGGCCGATGCCGGGAAAACGCCGGTGGCCGCGAACGATCAGCAGATCGTGCCTGATCCAAAGGCGCGCTTCGAGCCGTTCCCGTTGACACCGATTCAGCACGCCTACTGGCTGGGACGCACCGACCTGATCGAATACGGCGGTGTGGCCTGTCATGTGTTGTTCGAGTGGGACAAGGCCTATGCCGATTTTGACCTGAGCCGTTTCGAGCGGGCCTGGAATGCGCTGATCGCACGCCATGACATGCTGCGCATGGTGGTGGACAGCGACGGTCGGCAACGCATCCTTGAACAGACGCCCTGGTACAAGCTGCCACGCGATGACCTGCGCGACTTGCCTGAGGAACAGCAACAACAGCGCTTGCTGGGCATTCGCGAAGAAATGTCGTATCGGGTCCTGCCCGCCGACCGCTGGCCTCTGTTCGAGGTCACGGTCAGCGAACTGGATGCCGGACATTGCCGCCTGCACATGAACCTCGATCTGCTGCTGTTCGATGTGCAGAGTTTCAAGGTGATGATGGACGATCTGGCCACGGCCTATGCCGGTCAGGACCTCGCGCCTCTGCAATTGACCTTCCGCGACTATGTACTGACCGATCTGGCCCAGCGCGACAGCCTGCAATGGCGCCAATCCTGGCGCTACTGGCAGGAAACACTGGCGCACCTGCCGGCCGCACCGCAGTTGCCGATGGCCGCCGTGCCGCAACAGGGCCAGCCACGTTTCCGCACTTTGCAGGCCACGCTGGGTGCCGAGCACTGGAGCAGCTTCAAGACGCAATGCCAACAGTCTGGCGTCACCGCCTCTGCGGCCTTGCTGGCGCTGTTTGCCCAGACGCTGGAAAGCGTCAGCCGCACGCCGGACTTCACCCTCAACCTGACTTACTTCAACCGCCGCCCACTGCATCCGCAGGTCCAGCAGTTGATCGGCGACTTCACTTCGGTGCTGTTGATCGACTTCCAACTGGGACGCGGCGACAGCCTGCGTCAGGTCATGGAAAGTACCCAGGCACGTCTCTGGCAACGCCTCACCCACACCAACGTCAATGGCGTGGAACTGATGCGCGAACTCGGGCGTCGTCAGGGCCAGAGCCGTCAACCAACCATGCCGGTGGTGTTCACCAGCATGCTGGGCATGTCGCTGGACGGTAAAGCCATCGATCAGGCCATGACCTCGACCCTCGGCGACCCGGTGCATGTCTTCACCCAGACGCCGCAGGTCTGGCTCGATCATCAGGTCATGGAGATCGACGGGGAGCTGGTGTTCAGTTGGTACTGCATGGAGGACGTGCTGGCCGACGGTTTGATCGACAGCCTGTTCCAGGCCTATGGCGAATTGTTGCAGAAACTGGCAAGCCATCCTCAAGGCTTCGATGGCCTGCCGGATCTGCCACGCCACGACTGGTCAGTCAATCTGGACGGCGAGCGCTTCGATCCGCAAGCCCTTGAGGCACAGTTGCGCCGTGCGCAAGGCGTTCAGGCGGCAAGAATCAGCGTCGATACCGATGGCCGTACCTTGCTGGGTGAACTGGTCGCCAGAGAACCGGCAGCCCTTGATGACACCCTTCTCGCTCCGCTGCCACTGGCACTGAACGAGTTGCCGGACCTGAGCGATGCCCAGCGTCAGGAAGTGGACCTGACCTGGCAAGCGCTCGAAAGCCGTGCCCGCCAGGGCATCCTCGCCACGCTGCAAAAGCACGGGCTGTTCACTGAAGCCGGTCAGAGCCATGACCTGGCTCAGGTGATGACCCGTCTGGGAGCATTGCCGCAATTTGGCGGCCTGCTGCGCCAATGGCTGGCCATGCTCTGCCAGCAAGGCTGGGTACAACAGGACGGGCAACGCTACCTGACCCTGGCGCCAGAAGGTGCCCCGGCGACAGCGCAGACACTGCCCGATGCCGACTGGAGCCAGACACTTTCCACCTATCTGGATGCCTGCATCGAGTTGCATGGAGAGTTGCTGCGAGGTGATCGCTCGCCGCTGAGCCTGCTGTTCGGTAACAGCGACGAAGTCGTGAAAGCCCTGTACAGCAACAACCCGGTCCTGCATTGCCTGAACAGCGCACTCGCACAGACCGCCAAGGCGCTGGCCGGAAAACGTCGTGACCTGCGGGTGCTGGAAGTGGGCGCCGGTACCGGTGCCACCACCAACCATTTGCTGCCGATGCTGGAAAGCCATCTGAGTGAATACCGCTTTACCGATGTTTCCAGCCTGTTCCTCAAGCAGGCCCAGGAACGCTTCGCAGCCTGGCCGCAACTGACCAGCTCGATTCTGGACCTGAACCAGCCCGTGGACTTCAGCCAGCATCCGGCACAAGGCTACGACCTGATCGTGGCGGTCAACGTGATGCACGATGCGTCCCATGTGACCCGTTCACTCAAACGCTTGCATCGTCTGTTACGCAGCGGCGGGCATTTGCTGTTGCTGGAGGCCACCGAACGCGACAGCGCGCTGCAACTGGCGAGCATCGGGTTCATCGAAGGCCTGAGCAACTTTGAAGACGAGCGCAGCGAAGACGACAAGGCCATGCTGGACCTGCCGCGCTGGCGCACTGCCGTGCAGGCTTCGGGCTTCAGTTGGGTGATGAACTGGCCGCAACAGGCTCAGGACAGCATGCGTCAGCACTTCATGCTGGCCCGCGCCGAAGGCCACACGCATCTGGATCTGGCGGCTGTGCAGGCTGAGATTGAACAGCAGACACACTGGCCACTGGCATTGCGTCAGGTCGAACACTTGTTGAGCGCGACTGAAACCCAGCGTGCCGAAGCAGCCAGCACCGAGTCGCGTCCCGCAGCAGTCGTGAACCCGGCAACACTGGATGCCGTCGCCCGGCTATGGCAGGAATTGCTCGGGCAAAGCCTGGATGCCGAGAGCGACTTCTTCCAGAGTGGCGGTGACAGCCTGATAGCGACCCGCATGATCGCGCGCCTCAACCGCATGGGTTACCCCGGCAGCAGCCTGCGCAATCTGTTCGACAACCCGCGTCTGGGCGACTTCTGCGCCACATTGCAGACCACCGAGGCCCGCGCCGACGACAACCCGCTGGCGCTGGCCCGTGGCCGCAACACGCTGCCAATGTTTGTGTTCCATGCATCCGATGGCGAAATAGGCTCTTACCTGCCGCTGGCTCAGGCGCTGGATCTGCAGGTCTTCGGCCTGCAGGCCGCCGATGCGCCGGGTATTCAGTCTTTGCAAGAGCTGGCAGCGCATTACGTTCGCGCCATTCGCCGCCAACAGGCCAGCGGGCCGTATGTGCTGCTGGGCTGGTCCTACGGGACATTCGTGGCCGAAGCGGCTGCTCATCTGTTGCAGCGCGATGGTCAGCAGGTGCGTCTGATCCTGCTCGACCCGGTCTGCCGTGAAGACTTCCACGTCGAGAACCGTTCGGGCCTGTTGCGCCTGATGGCCCAGGGCGCGAAGACCGTCGAGTTGCCCGACGATCTGGAACAACTTTCCGCATCCCGGCAACTGGAAGTGTTCATGGGCAATGCCACCCGTGCCGGCGTCCTGAAAAACCCGCCGGAACCGGAGCAGGCCCGACAGTGGCTGGAACGCATCGAGCACTTGATGAAGCTGCTGACCCGCCACTCACGCCCGCACCACCTGGACCTGCCGTGCCTGTGGCTGACCGCCGAAGGTCGCCCGCAGCACTGGCAACCCGCCGAACAGGACTGGCAGGACTGGGCTGCACAGGCCAGGCGCCAATCCATGGCCTGCGATCACTGGCAATTGTTGCTCGATCCGCAACAGGTCGAACGTACCGCTGCCGTCATCAATGACTGGCTGGCCGCCACTGACAAGGAGCATCAACAATGA
- a CDS encoding MFS transporter: MSRYLPYWCYYLHQGMLTALMLQGVVGYFRHKGLDLASLSLLSLTFLPWVGKFLWAPWCERHSIPLRGNRYLGSLVILQLCMAVTLLTLGFLAPEHSIYPIMAGLMLLALLSASHDIYADGITITTCDAASRPFANTAQVGGSYLGVVFGSFVFLYLAEHWGWRAGFTGMAAVSLLLLLPVSLLPASTVSTEPTRPPRLDLSSFTALWPALCLTAIYYLAMRGLMTVQTVLLLDQGLSLADLGFVTTLYGTLASALGVFLGGWLAKRFGAWRCLLPAMAIHAAIAVAAALGATLYSLTAWLALFALVNVAAAISFVTLYNLLMGVVRAHQPASDYALLQSVDAAIAMLGSMAALQVAHHLGYPALLAILAAIACLSLWPALRLRRRLERASSTSSNAPAQEVIHAHL, encoded by the coding sequence ATGAGCCGCTATCTGCCTTATTGGTGTTACTACCTGCATCAAGGCATGCTCACGGCCTTGATGCTGCAAGGGGTGGTCGGCTACTTCCGTCATAAGGGGCTGGACCTTGCCAGCCTCAGTTTGCTGTCGCTGACGTTCCTGCCCTGGGTCGGCAAGTTTCTCTGGGCACCCTGGTGCGAACGCCACAGCATCCCCCTGCGCGGCAATCGCTACCTGGGCAGCCTGGTGATCCTGCAACTGTGCATGGCGGTGACCCTGCTGACGCTCGGCTTTCTGGCACCGGAGCATTCGATCTACCCGATCATGGCCGGCCTGATGTTGCTGGCGTTGCTCTCGGCCAGTCATGACATCTATGCCGACGGCATCACCATTACCACTTGCGATGCAGCCAGTCGTCCGTTCGCCAATACCGCGCAAGTGGGCGGCAGTTATCTGGGCGTGGTGTTCGGCTCGTTCGTGTTTCTGTACCTGGCCGAGCACTGGGGCTGGCGTGCGGGCTTTACCGGGATGGCGGCGGTTTCACTGTTGCTGTTATTGCCGGTGAGCCTGCTACCGGCCAGCACGGTCAGCACTGAACCAACGCGACCTCCAAGGCTGGACCTCAGCAGCTTCACGGCCCTGTGGCCTGCGCTCTGCCTGACCGCCATCTACTACCTGGCAATGCGCGGCCTGATGACCGTACAAACCGTGCTCTTGCTGGATCAAGGCTTGAGTCTCGCGGACCTGGGTTTTGTAACAACGTTGTACGGCACCCTCGCCAGCGCTCTTGGCGTATTCCTCGGCGGCTGGCTGGCCAAGCGTTTCGGCGCCTGGCGTTGCCTGCTGCCCGCCATGGCCATCCACGCCGCGATTGCCGTGGCGGCGGCGCTGGGCGCCACGCTCTACAGCCTCACGGCCTGGCTGGCGCTGTTCGCGCTGGTCAATGTCGCGGCGGCCATCAGCTTTGTCACGCTCTACAACCTGTTGATGGGCGTCGTACGAGCGCACCAACCGGCCTCGGACTATGCCCTGCTGCAATCGGTGGATGCTGCCATTGCCATGCTCGGTTCCATGGCCGCCCTGCAAGTCGCCCATCACCTGGGCTATCCAGCGTTGCTGGCCATTCTGGCGGCCATTGCCTGCCTTTCTCTATGGCCTGCGTTGCGGCTGCGTCGCCGCCTTGAACGCGCTTCATCCACTTCGTCTAACGCTCCTGCCCAAGAGGTCATTCATGCACACCTTTGA